A stretch of the Mycobacteroides immunogenum genome encodes the following:
- a CDS encoding NAD(P)/FAD-dependent oxidoreductase has translation MLIIGGGLGAVRTAEQLRRAEFSGPITIVSRETHLPYDRPPLSKDVLGDTEKTIDAVVLKPREFYDEKQIELRLDTEVTTLDPAARTVTLSDGSTLEYGEVIIATGLVPRRIPSFPDLAGIHVLRTADDSFALRADAASARRAVIVGAGFIGCEVAATLRANGVEVVLVEPQPAPLLAAIGQQLGDLVARLHRHEGVDVRVGVGVQGVEGEGRVTAVTLSDGTRLDADLVVLGIGSRPATDWLDGSGVAVDNGVLCDAVGRTGTPHVWALGDVAAWADAEGRPNRVEHWSNVADQVRALVPALLGQDQAANTVAVPYFWSDQYDVKIQSLGHLGSSDTVHLISDDGRKFLAYLERDGVLTGVVGCGMAGPVMKMRAKIAAGTPIAEVLE, from the coding sequence GTGCTGATCATCGGTGGTGGGCTGGGTGCGGTGCGAACAGCCGAGCAGTTGCGCCGTGCCGAGTTCTCCGGGCCGATCACCATCGTGAGCCGAGAGACTCACCTGCCCTACGATCGTCCGCCGCTGTCCAAGGACGTCTTGGGTGACACGGAGAAGACGATCGATGCTGTGGTACTCAAGCCACGAGAGTTCTATGACGAGAAGCAGATTGAGCTGCGTCTCGATACCGAGGTGACCACCCTGGATCCTGCTGCGCGCACCGTCACCCTCAGCGACGGCAGCACGCTCGAGTACGGCGAGGTCATCATCGCGACCGGTCTGGTGCCCCGCCGGATTCCCTCGTTCCCCGACCTGGCCGGCATCCATGTGTTGCGTACCGCCGACGACAGCTTCGCGCTGCGTGCCGACGCCGCCAGTGCGCGGCGTGCGGTGATCGTCGGGGCCGGGTTCATCGGCTGCGAAGTGGCGGCGACCTTGCGGGCCAACGGTGTTGAGGTGGTTTTGGTGGAACCTCAGCCGGCGCCGCTGTTGGCGGCCATCGGCCAGCAGCTCGGGGACCTGGTGGCCCGGTTACACCGTCATGAGGGTGTGGACGTACGGGTGGGTGTCGGCGTGCAAGGCGTGGAGGGGGAGGGGCGAGTCACCGCGGTCACCCTGTCGGATGGGACGCGGCTGGACGCCGACCTGGTGGTGCTGGGTATCGGCAGTCGGCCCGCGACCGATTGGTTGGACGGGTCGGGTGTGGCCGTGGACAACGGCGTGCTGTGCGATGCGGTGGGCCGTACCGGCACCCCGCACGTGTGGGCGCTGGGAGATGTGGCGGCCTGGGCCGATGCCGAGGGGCGCCCGAACCGCGTGGAGCACTGGAGCAATGTCGCGGATCAGGTTCGCGCGCTGGTACCGGCGCTATTGGGGCAGGATCAGGCCGCGAATACGGTTGCGGTGCCTTATTTTTGGAGTGACCAGTACGACGTCAAGATTCAGTCGCTCGGTCACCTCGGGAGTTCGGACACCGTGCACCTGATCTCCGATGATGGTCGGAAGTTCCTGGCTTACCTGGAGCGCGACGGTGTGCTGACCGGCGTCGTGGGCTGTGGCATGGCTGGTCCGGTGATGAAGATGCGGGCCAAGATCGCGGCGGGAACACCCATCGCCGAGGTGCTGGAGTAG
- a CDS encoding Lrp/AsnC family transcriptional regulator, with product MAELDATDERIVTLLMRNARATFAEIGEEVNLSAPAVKRRVDRLVATGVIKGFTTVVDRAAVGWNTEAYVQIYCQGTITPEALRRAWIDIPEVVSAATVTGTSDAMLRVLARDIQHLERALERIRASADIDRTESIVVLSNLVDRAQVQG from the coding sequence ATGGCGGAGCTGGACGCCACCGATGAGCGAATCGTGACCTTGTTGATGCGCAACGCCCGGGCGACATTCGCCGAGATCGGTGAGGAGGTCAACCTTTCGGCACCCGCCGTGAAACGCCGGGTCGACCGGTTGGTGGCCACCGGGGTCATCAAGGGCTTCACCACGGTGGTCGATCGCGCCGCCGTCGGCTGGAACACCGAGGCCTACGTCCAGATCTACTGTCAGGGCACTATTACACCGGAAGCCTTGCGGCGCGCCTGGATCGATATCCCCGAGGTGGTCAGCGCCGCGACGGTGACCGGAACATCGGACGCGATGCTGCGGGTCCTGGCGCGCGATATCCAGCACCTTGAGCGAGCACTGGAGCGCATCCGGGCCAGCGCGGATATCGACCGCACCGAGAGCATTGTGGTGCTGTCCAACCTGGTGGACCGAGCCCAAGTCCAGGGCTGA
- the mftR gene encoding mycofactocin system transcriptional regulator (MftR, the mycofactocin system transcriptional regulator, is an uncharacterized TetR family DNA-binding transcription factor. Its role is inferred by context. It occurs as part of the biosynthesis locus for mycofactocin, a partially characterized electron carrier derived from the terminal Val-Tyr dipeptide of the precursor peptide MftA, through a radical SAM enzyme-mediated process.) — translation MSAQPSRVGRRPSTTRDEITAVAMALFAQHGFDGVSVDDIAAAAGIARRTVFRYYSSKNAIVWGDFDSHLGVMRTLLEETPDTVDTSKALRQAVLTFNDFPMDETPRHRMRMRMILEIPALQAYSMLMYTGWRDVIAQFVAKRSGTDANSLLPQTVAWTLLGVALAAYEQWLADESSRLTTLLGRGFDAAEAGLRVLG, via the coding sequence ATGAGTGCGCAGCCGTCGCGCGTGGGACGACGCCCTTCGACAACCCGGGATGAGATCACCGCGGTGGCGATGGCGCTTTTCGCGCAGCACGGCTTCGACGGGGTGAGTGTCGATGACATCGCCGCGGCCGCCGGCATCGCCCGGCGCACGGTCTTTCGGTACTACAGCTCCAAGAACGCAATCGTGTGGGGAGACTTCGATTCCCACCTCGGCGTGATGCGCACGCTGCTGGAGGAGACTCCGGACACCGTCGATACCAGTAAAGCGTTGCGGCAGGCGGTCTTGACGTTCAACGACTTTCCAATGGACGAAACGCCGCGTCATCGCATGCGGATGCGGATGATCCTGGAAATCCCAGCGTTGCAGGCGTATTCGATGTTGATGTACACGGGATGGCGCGATGTGATCGCGCAGTTCGTGGCCAAACGCAGCGGCACAGATGCGAACTCGCTGTTGCCGCAGACCGTGGCCTGGACTCTGCTGGGGGTCGCGCTCGCGGCGTACGAACAGTGGCTCGCCGACGAGTCGTCACGGCTCACCACTCTGCTCGGCAGGGGCTTCGACGCCGCCGAGGCGGGCCTGCGCGTGCTGGGCTGA
- the ddaH gene encoding dimethylargininase, which produces MTVVHEGGHPADSPMTQPERTPTTRHYVMVPPTHYTVEYAINPWMDISNPVDPALATSQWEALRATYERLGHTVDILPPVAGLPDMVYAANGGIVLRGNAVVAQFKHAERAGESEAHATWMRQHGLQPRHSHYTNEGQGDFLLAGDVMLAGTGFRTDVRSHSEIGQMLDIEVVTLELVDPRFYHLDTALAVLDSHTVAYYPPAFSEDSQARLRSMYPDAIIAGSTDAYVLGMNAVSDGRHVMLPAAATGFAAQLRAAGFEPIGIDLSELLKGGGSVKCCTLELHS; this is translated from the coding sequence ATGACCGTTGTACACGAGGGTGGACACCCGGCCGACTCGCCGATGACACAACCAGAACGGACGCCGACGACCCGTCACTACGTGATGGTGCCGCCGACGCACTACACCGTCGAATACGCCATCAACCCCTGGATGGACATATCCAATCCTGTTGATCCGGCGCTGGCCACCTCCCAATGGGAAGCGTTGCGCGCCACCTATGAACGGCTCGGGCACACGGTGGACATCCTGCCTCCCGTCGCGGGCCTGCCGGACATGGTCTACGCCGCCAATGGCGGAATCGTTCTGCGTGGCAACGCCGTTGTCGCGCAGTTCAAACATGCCGAACGTGCGGGTGAGTCCGAAGCACACGCCACGTGGATGCGTCAGCACGGATTGCAGCCGAGGCACTCGCACTACACCAATGAAGGGCAGGGCGACTTCCTACTGGCCGGCGACGTCATGTTGGCGGGCACGGGCTTCCGCACCGATGTCAGATCACACTCCGAGATTGGACAGATGCTCGACATCGAGGTGGTGACGCTGGAGCTCGTGGATCCCCGGTTCTATCACCTGGACACCGCGCTGGCGGTGCTGGATTCGCACACGGTGGCCTACTACCCGCCGGCATTCAGTGAGGACTCGCAGGCGCGACTGCGGTCCATGTACCCCGACGCGATCATCGCCGGCTCCACCGATGCCTATGTACTCGGTATGAACGCCGTCTCCGACGGCCGGCACGTCATGCTGCCCGCCGCGGCGACCGGATTCGCCGCGCAGCTGCGCGCGGCCGGGTTCGAACCGATCGGCATCGATCTTTCCGAGCTACTCAAGGGTGGCGGATCGGTGAAATGTTGCACACTGGAGCTGCACTCGTGA